The segment ACATCCAAACAAACTCGAATGGCAGTTAATTCTAGCTCATAAATCGATTGGGGTTTCTCTTGAGCGTCTAAAAAAGTGATTTCAAGCCAGCGATCGCGCAATTTCTCACTGTAGGTTCTAGCAATTAGTTCTAAGGACTCTCCCAGTTCGCTTAGGGTAAGAGGAGTATCTAGGGGAAGGGGTTCTGACTGTCCTGAAACCGTTAAGGTGACTTCTCCTGTAACCCAAAAACTGATTAAATCAGCTTCGGAGGGTTTTAGGTCTTCTAGGGAAATCAAGGCAGGTTGACCGACCACAAGAACATCTTCATGGGTTCGTCTGGGGGTACGAGAGACTCTGGTAGCGGTTCGTCCCTCAATCCGTCTAATGTCTAATCGTCTGCTCATAATATGGTGTCAACTCATTGAGGTTTTATCTCCTAGTTTTTAGTATCTCATTGGGGTGATCTCTTTAGACAAAAAGAATTTTAGCTAACAGGGTTTTTTGGCGATCGCTGAATCATCTAAGTCGCGTCCTTAAAGAATCTTTCCCATCGTCACGATGATTCAACACAAAATTAATCAAGTTACCAAAAGTTGAATATTAGTCTAAGTTATAGCAACATTGTCTAAATTATTACAATTTTTTATAAAATAGTACATAAATAGATAACTTGTCTTTTTGTAAAACTTGTGTTTAATTTGTACAAGGAACAAACAGAGATGTTGTCCTAAACTTTAGTATTTCCTTAGTGAGTAACATTCACAAAAACAATCATGAATAACATGAAACCCGTAAAAACCCTCTTATCCCTGAGTTTTGCCACTTTGGGTTCTTTAGCAACAGCCACTCTTTCTGCTCAAGCTGCTCCCGTCGTTTTTTTTGATAATATGTTCACTGGAGCAACATCATTTGACTCAACAGTTAATAGTGTCGATGGTACTCTAAACGTTGATACGTGGACAAGTTTGCCTCAAGGAGCAACGATAATCAATCGGACTGACTATTCTGTGACAAAAGTCGACGGTAGTGCAATGTTTCCTTCTGTTTATACGCTCTTTGGGAGTAGTCCTTCAACAAATACTAGCGGCCAGACTATCGATATTAGCCCTTCTAGTAGTGACGTGGAATTATCTCGTCTTGGTAGTGCAATTCAGTTTACTTTTACTACTCCAGTCAATGGATTTGGTTTAGAGGTAGGAGACTGGGCAACTTGCTGTCAACCTTCAAACCTCTATATTTCTTTTGATGGCGGTACACCCATTCTTGTAGGAGCATCCACAGTTTTCGGAGACCAGTTTCTAACTAATGGTGGTGCTGGTGTGTTTGTTGGGGCAATCGATGATAGTGGCACATTCAGCAGCGTCCAATTCTGGGGGAATGGAGTAGGAGAGTTTCTTGTCGCTGGTGGTGAAATTCGCTATGCAAGGGTAGAAGAAGGGTCTCTTACGTCGGTTCCTGAACCTGCAACTGCCCTCAGTCTATTGACAATTGGGGTTCTGAGTACTGCTGCAAAATTGAAGCAATATAACAAAAAAAGCTAGGTTTGTTACCTAACTTTGAGAATGTTGATACTTTTTTAAACCGACCAAGGGTGAAAGCCGTGCTCAACTCAATAGCGCAGGCTTTCATCCTTTTCTATTATACGGTTTGCTGATAAAACTAGAATATCTATAGCAATCAGGAATGATTCATGAGGTGTTCCCTGTTCCCTCAAAGTTAGATACTTCTCTGACAAATCATAAGGTATTCTTATGGTTTACAGCACTACACATTAAGATTAAGACAGCATAGCCTCTTCATCCGTCAAACTCTCATCAAAGTAATAGCAATATTGCCGGAAAAACAGACATCAACATCGGTTCCTGCTGACCGTTTTCTTTTGGCATATTCCCCTTGATAATAATAATAATCTCCTTCTGAACGATAGTCTACGGGTAAGGGATGGGTGCTCCGGTCACAAAAGATAATTGCGGGTTCGGGTGAACCTGACTCTAAATGGGGTAAATTAACATTCCAAAAACTGCCAGTAGGTAAGGGATGATCCCAAAGTTTATCTAATACTTTAGTTGTCCATTTTGTAGCGATTTCCCAATCAATCACTAAGGGACGTTTAATCCAATGGGAAATAGCAATCCCTGGTACTCCGTGCATGGCTGCCTCCCGAACGGCTGCGACTGTCCCAGAAATATAGACATCTACCCCTAAATTTCCCCCCGCATTAATGCCAGATAATACCCATTTGGTATCCTTAGCTAATTGGGTTAGGGCTAAGCGAGTACAATCTGCGGGAGTCCCATCAACAACATATTCAAAATTAGACCGTTTTTTTAGCTCAATCGGTTGATGGGTTGTGACTTGATGTCCGCACCCAGACTGTTGTTCTTTGGGTGCCACAATGATTCCTTTGCCTCCTAGTGCTTGGTGTAAAGCACGAATACCTGGAGCATCAATCCCATCATCATTAGTGAGAATAAAAGTCATTTTTTGAGTTAATAGTTAATAGTTAATCGTTAATCGTTAAGGTTGTTTTTGGAATAAATAAACGTCGTCTTTTTGATAGGTTAATTTAAACTCAGGGATTTGTTCAATTCGATTGATTAATGTCTCAACAAGTTGGGGGGAACTATTCCACCCGGGATGACGTTTATTTAGTACAATATCATCAAATTGTTGAAGATTAGTGATATCTGAGCCATCAATGGCTAATTCTACCACAGAACGGTGACTTAGATGGGGGGCAATATTGGCTGAGGTTAAGACATTTCCTTGATCGCTGACTTGGGTTAAGGCT is part of the Rippkaea orientalis PCC 8801 genome and harbors:
- the surE gene encoding 5'/3'-nucleotidase SurE — encoded protein: MTFILTNDDGIDAPGIRALHQALGGKGIIVAPKEQQSGCGHQVTTHQPIELKKRSNFEYVVDGTPADCTRLALTQLAKDTKWVLSGINAGGNLGVDVYISGTVAAVREAAMHGVPGIAISHWIKRPLVIDWEIATKWTTKVLDKLWDHPLPTGSFWNVNLPHLESGSPEPAIIFCDRSTHPLPVDYRSEGDYYYYQGEYAKRKRSAGTDVDVCFSGNIAITLMRV
- a CDS encoding PEP-CTERM sorting domain-containing protein — protein: MKPVKTLLSLSFATLGSLATATLSAQAAPVVFFDNMFTGATSFDSTVNSVDGTLNVDTWTSLPQGATIINRTDYSVTKVDGSAMFPSVYTLFGSSPSTNTSGQTIDISPSSSDVELSRLGSAIQFTFTTPVNGFGLEVGDWATCCQPSNLYISFDGGTPILVGASTVFGDQFLTNGGAGVFVGAIDDSGTFSSVQFWGNGVGEFLVAGGEIRYARVEEGSLTSVPEPATALSLLTIGVLSTAAKLKQYNKKS